The Cydia amplana chromosome 11, ilCydAmpl1.1, whole genome shotgun sequence genome includes a region encoding these proteins:
- the LOC134652075 gene encoding eukaryotic translation initiation factor 3 subunit L, whose amino-acid sequence MYSSDDYNEGGYESYGEHGYEPHTGDPQYDLEYDRSYYKMPDMVKKFLVYFRNMINEGVTYEILNLYETTFPKLTEQYFENTPWPDENEVGPIVDNDHVFMILYTELYYRDIYARVPGGPKPEQRFQSFYNYCDLFNYILSAETPVPLELPDQWLWELIDEFVYQFQSFAQYRSRTSKLSQAEIDALNTENKAWNVLCILNVLHSLVDKSNIKRQLEVYAAGGDPDSVAGEFGRHSLYKMLGYFSLVGLLRLHSLLGDYYQAIKVLENIELHKKSQYSHVPACQISTSYYVGFAYMMMRRYADAIRTLSSALLYMQRTKQLFSTRSYQNDQINKQTEQMYHLLAICLVLHPQCVDESIQQVLREKNYHEKMFKMQYGDLTEFESCFTFACPKFLSPCPPPVEPGSNYGKDAVKHQTQVFMDEVRQQKMLPTIRSYLKLYTTLPLVKLAAFMSAARGGDRDAAREHAALAIHLLCFKHKMKNVVWSKGPSGLDGKFQSGSELDFYIDNDMIHIADTKVAHRYGDFFIRKILKFEELNRKLHHIKI is encoded by the exons ATGTATTCAAGTGACGACTATAACGAG gGAGGATATGAGTCCTACGGGGAGCATGGATATGAGCCCCATACCGGAGACCCTCAATATGATTTGGAGTACGATAGATCGTACTATAAAATGCCAGACATG GTTAAGAAATTCCTTGTGTACTTCCGGAATATGATAAACGAGGGTGTTACATACGAGATCTTGAATCTGTATGAAACAACTTTCCCCAAACTGACCGAGCAGTATTTTGAGAATACCCCCTGGCCTGATGAGAATGAAGTGGGACCCATTGTGGACAATGATCAT GTTTTCATGATCCTGTACACAGAGCTGTACTACCGCGATATCTACGCCCGCGTTCCCGGCGGGCCCAAGCCTGAGCAGCGCTTCCAGTCGTTCTACAACTACTGCGACCTGTTCAACTACATCCTGTCCGCGGAGACCCCTGTCCCGCTGGAGTTGCCCGACCAGTGGCTCTGGGAGCTGATTGACGAGTTTGTCTATCAATTCCAGTCATTTGCGCAGTATAG GTCCCGCACCTCCAAGTTGAGTCAGGCTGAGATAGACGCGCTCAACACGGAGAACAAGGCATGGAACGTGCTCTGCATCCTCAACGTCCTGCACTCTCTCGTGGACAAGTCCAACATCAAGCGCCAACTTGAG GTGTACGCGGCGGGCGGCGACCCCGACTCCGTGGCGGGCGAGTTCGGGCGCCACTCGCTGTACAAGATGCTGGGCTACTTCTCGCTCGTGGGGCTGCTGCGGCTGCACTCGCTGCTCGGAGACTACTACCAGGCCATCAAG GTGCTGGAAAACATCGAGCTCCACAAGAAGTCGCAGTACTCGCACGTGCCCGCGTGCCAGATCTCCACCTCTTACTACGTCGGTTTTGCGTACATGATGATGCGCCGCTACGCTGATGCCATCAG GACCCTGTCCTCAGCCCTGCTGTACATGCAGCGCACCAAGCAGCTGTTCTCGACGCGCTCGTACCAGAACGACCAGATCAACAAGCAGACGGAGCAGATGTACCACCTGCTGGCCATCTGCCTGGTGCTGCATCCGCAGTGCGTCGACGAGAGCATCCAGCAG GTGCTCCGCGAGAAGAACTACCACGAGAAGATGTTCAAGATGCAGTACGGCGACCTGACCGAGTTCGAGAGCTGCTTCACGTTCGCCTGCCCCAAGTTCCTGTCGCCCTGCCCGCCGCCCGTCGAGCCCGGCTCCAACTACGGCAAGGACGCCGTCAAACACCAGACACAAGTCTTCATGGACGAG GTCCGCCAGCAGAAGATGCTGCCGACCATCCGCTCGTACCTGAAGCTGTACACGACGCTGCCGCTGGTGAAGCTGGCCGCCTTCATgtcggcggcgcgcggcggcgacCGCGACGCGGCGCGCGAACACGCGGCCCTCGCCATACACCTGCTCTGCTTCAAGCACAAGATGAAGAACGTCGTGTGGTCTAAAGGCCCGAGTGGGCTCGATGGCAAGTTCCAGAGCGGATCCGAG CTGGACTTCTACATCGACAACGACATGATCCACATCGCGGACACGAAGGTGGCGCACCGCTACGGCGACTTTTTCATCCGCAAGATCCTCAAGTTCGAGGAGCTCAACCGCAAGCTCCACCACATCAAGATTTAA
- the LOC134652104 gene encoding neurofilament heavy polypeptide-like: MMELLSQVSSTQFLFPAAAVAVVLLCAALVFIFGFHSAEQPQFDKLALVIDDKKSSNKKVKKSKEKKSSPNRSSDDAKAKSESSKKSPTKEKAKEAEKPKPKPERPAEPKVVKKEAPVEAKKGKKGKAAAEAEKPADFDDGGWQEVPKKSQKKVKSPEEKEKEKKESPAKKNKNKKAKDADVEAARPVEEPVEETIKVLSVEGPRVDAEAARALQAQIEEVQRVLKEAERRDNPGLATNEDGEAEETPDVKDLRSDKKNQNKEKQTKKKANEAAAVAKSASKEADSDSDKQDDKPNVPVFDELGDTWTDAKAKKGKKKARKDQ, translated from the exons ATGATGGAACTGCTGAGCCAAGTGTCTAGCACACAATTTTTGTTCCCCGCGGCCGCGGTGGCGGTTGTTTTACTATGCGCAGCGCTAGTATTTATCTTCGGGTTCCACTCGGCGGAACAGCCGCAGTTCGACAAATTGGCGCTAGTGATCGACGACAAGAAGTCCTCGAATAAGAAAGTGAAGAAATCGAAGGAGAAG AAATCGTCACCCAACCGCTCGAGCGATGACGCGAAGGCAAAGTCTGAGAGCTCCAAGAAATCTCCTACTAAGGAGAAAGCGAAGGAGGCCGAGAAGCCTAAACCCAAACCTGAGAGGCCGGCTGAGCCCAAAGTTGTGAAGAAGGAGGCTCCAGTTGAGGCCAAGAAGGGCAAGAAGGGTAAAGCAGCTGCGGAGGCTGAGAAGCCCGCTGACTTTGACGATGGCGGCTGGCAGGAGGTGCCCAAGAAGAGCCAGAAGAAGGTGAAGAGCCCCGAAGAGAAGGAGAAAGAAAAGAAGGAGAGCCCCGCCAAGAAGAACAAGAACAAGAAGGCCAAGGATGCTGATGTGGAAGCTGCCCGCCCGGTGGAGGAACCTGTTGAGGAGACCATCAAG GTGTTGAGCGTGGAGGGCCCCCGTGTGGATGCGGAGGCTGCGCGTGCCCTGCAGGCGCAGATCGAAGAGGTGCAGAGAGTGCTCAAGGAG GCCGAGCGTCGCGACAACCCGGGCCTCGCGACCAACGAGGACGGCGAGGCCGAGGAGACCCCCGACGTCAAGGACCTCCGCAGCGACAAGAAGAACCAGAACAAGGAGAAACAGACCAAGAAAAAGGCCAATGAA GCCGCTGCTGTAGCCAAGAGTGCTTCTAAGGAGGCTGACTCCGACTCGGACAAGCAAGATGACAAGCCCAACGTGCCGGTCTTTGATGAACTTGGAg ACACCTGGACGGACGCCAAAGCCAAGAAAGGCAAGAAGAAGGCTCGCAAAGACCAGTGA
- the LOC134652107 gene encoding uncharacterized protein LOC134652107 → MSKLDDLFDKKKDEALLLDLSKTVINNAEEYRAVLDKVPEFKTRPEKVRADDIKIKDKSEDKKTKTPRKEVRAYEKLGTRGYEEKQFKFMDPIPVEMRGLKFEELCAVPIEWRMLTSVRPKSKLDEEYFNRLIELGKLQLKTQARDKREFIKNPMVRKTKNRSGVTETRIVSCAECGEEYCDGKMCVITNYDMFARIKVETEHKPRPAPAPTGKRRPIKRRVRPRRKPRSKSAHQAPPKTNTRKFGAKSDSEL, encoded by the exons ATGTCGAAGTTAGACGATCTCTTCGATAAAAAGAAAGATGAAGCTTTGCTGCTGGATTTGTCGAAAACAGTCATTAACAATGCCGAAGAGTATAGAGCTGTGTTGGATAAAGTGCCAGAATTCAAAACGCGACCCGAAAAG GTGAGGGCAGACGACATAAAAATAAAGGATAAATCAGAGGACAAAAAGACTAAAACTCCTCGGAAGGAGGTGCGTGCATACGAGAAGTTAGGGACGCGAGGGTACGAGGAGAAGCAATTCAAGTTCATGGACCCGATACCGGTGGAGATGCGAGGACTGAAGTTCGAGGAGCTGTGCGCCGTGCCCATCGAGTGGCGGATGCTTACCTCCGTCAGGCCAAAGTCCAAGTTGGATGAGGAGTATTTTAACAG ATTAATAGAACTAGGGAAGTTGCAGTTAAAGACTCAAGCAAGAGATAAGAGAGAGTTCATCAAAAACCCCATGGTCCGGAAAACCAAGAACCGGTCCGGCGTAACGGAGACGAGAATCGTGTCGTGTGCCGAGTGCGGTGAAGAATATTGCGACG GTAAAATGTGCGTGATAACGAACTACGACATGTTCGCGCGCATCAAAGTGGAGACGGAGCATAAGCCGCgtccggcgccggcgccgacgGGCAAGCGGCGCCCGATCAAGCGGCGCGTGCGGCCGAGACGAAAGCCACGCAGCAAGAGCGCCCATCAGGCGCCACCGAAGACTAATACACGGAAATTCGGGGCCAAGAGCGATTCAGAACTGTAG
- the LOC134652118 gene encoding thioredoxin, mitochondrial, translated as MLTNQISNIVRNALSIKSSNIIRSFSVTPAYGDIVKIQSTDDFKDKVINSKVPVVVDFFATWCNPCRMLTPRLESIISEKKGKVVLAKVDIDEQTDLALDYEVSSVPVLVAIKDGKVLHRLVGLQDTDKLRKWIEQFTTEDRKKDVDT; from the exons ATGTTGACGAACCAAATTTCTAATATTGTTCGCAATGCTTTGAGCATAAAAAGCTCGAACATTATCAGAAGTTTTTCTGTAACTCCTGCTTACGGCGACATCGTGAAGATTCAAAGCACAGACGATTTTAAAGACAAAGTAATCAACAGCAAAGTCCCAGTCGTCGTCGACTTCTTCGCTAC ATGGTGTAATCCATGCAGGATGCTCACACCCCGTCTTGAGTCTATTATATCCGAGAAAAAAGGAAAAGTAGTGCTCGCTAAAGTTGACATTGATGAACAAACAGACCTGGCTCTTGACTATGAAGTGAGCTCTGTTCCTGTCTTGGTGGCCATTAAAGATGGCAAGGTACTCCACCGTCTTGTTGGACTCCAAGATACAGATAAGCTTCGCAAGTGGATTGAACAGTTCACTACTGAAGACAGGAAGAAAGATGTcgatacataa
- the LOC134652115 gene encoding uncharacterized protein C7orf50 homolog, producing MGRKNKEKRKHKEKEDGESDQTAAEQKLNQNEDEEEMDAQAVDPQPEELPHKREHDDDDSDVEDKPKRKKKKKPIVPTETTGPKKGQKSIRQMKREKHAERQATAQAVAKDDHKNECLNYLSQWKHNRQNWKFMKAKQVWLFKNKFSTSLVPDASWPTLLEYFESAQGNIRKLLLEDANKIIMQLDDWTESQNKESKDDEETEETNTEAAKPDDNVYKRARNLIQCLQE from the coding sequence ATGGGcagaaaaaataaagaaaagcgAAAACACAAAGAAAAGGAAGATGGCGAATCAGACCAAACCGCAGCTGAACAGAAATTGAATCAAAATGAGGATGAAGAAGAAATGGATGCACAAGCAGTGGACCCTCAGCCGGAGGAATTACCGCACAAGCGAGAACATGACGACGACGACTCCGATGTTGAAGACAAAccgaaaagaaagaaaaagaaaaaaccaATAGTACCTACTGAAACCACGGGACCCAAGAAAGGCCAAAAGTCGATCCGACAAATGAAGAGAGAAAAACATGCTGAACGCCAAGCTACCGCCCAAGCCGTGGCCAAGGACGACCACAAAAACGAATGCCTCAATTACCTGTCGCAATGGAAACACAATAGACAAAACTGGAAATTTATGAAAGCAAAACAAGTATGGCTCTTCAAAAACAAGTTCTCAACTTCATTAGTACCGGATGCATCATGGCCCACACTATTGGAATACTTTGAATCAGCACAGGGCAACATTCGGAAACTGCTGCTAGAAGAtgcaaacaaaataataatgcaACTAGATGACTGGACAGAATCACAAAATAAGGAAAGTAAAGATGACGAAGAAACCGAGGAGACTAACACTGAAGCTGCCAAACCAGATGATAATGTTTATAAAAGAGCAAGGAACCTAATACAATGTTTACAAGAATAA